TTGGCAAGGATTTGATCCGCTGGCTTCACTAGCATCTCAATCAATTCTTTGCGCCAAGATTCACCTGCCCAAAAATCTGCTTCTTTAGATTTTTTGGTATGGAAATGGCCAACATAATCATATTGGGAGAGTTGCTCTTTTAAGAGCAGCATTGGCAACACATCTCGTCCAATGTTTCCAGTCACCACAACCGTGGTATCTTGTGCTCGATGAGAAAGAATTTTCTCAATAGCCTGCTTCTTCTCTTCTACATCTGTCGTAATCCATAAGTCATAGGTGAAATGAAAAGTTTGGAAAGCATCTAGAAATTCTTCCAAGAGGTCCACATAAAAGACATGGAGATGAACCGCAACTTTTCTATCGAAATTCTCTTCCAATTCTTTGTTTTTCAAGTACTTACGCGATAACAAATACGGATAGTCCGGACGATCAATCATAGACATGTGGTTGAGAATCAAATCTAATGGATAGTCCGATATACGTTCCAATTCATCAAAAATGTAAGGAATGATTCCTTCATTATTTGCAATAGTTTTGACTTTGATGAAAGGAACCTTATGAAGGAGAATCGCTGTAGGATTGTAGTAAGAAAAGTCCGGATAGAGCATCCCTATGGTGTCTTCATGAATGGTATCAAAGACCGTCTTATAGCGAAAACCAGCATCCAAGAAATTCGTTGTGACCTTGGTCTCGTAGTGATCAATCACATCTTGAACATTGGTGAAGTCTTGAACACCCTGCCAAAATTCTAGGAAGGCGCTTGATGTCAACACCTGTTTTTTAAAACTGAGATAATAACTCTGAATATGCTCGTTAAAATCCTTGTCTTTCCGGTAATTGGTCATTCCCCAGAAATCCACTTCATCATCATGTTCAAACTGCTGATAAATGGGGTCTAGATCCCAAAGCGGTCCAAAACAGGTATCATTCATGAGGGTAACCGAATCAAAATGAGCCAGTTGGTCAAAGCCAACTGTCTTCATTCCATCCCGCCAAGCCGCAAAGTCAAAGCCACTATTTTGGCGCTCTAGAATATCGTCTACCAGATGCTGTGCTACTAAATTAGACTTCACATCTTCTGGTAGCTGACTATTGGAGATAAAGACCACCCGTGAATACAAGGGGCGAATCTTTTCTAATTGATAGAGTACATGCCCACTAATAAAATTAAACTTATTGTAGTGAACATATAAAAGTAAACGTTGCATATTATTTCCTTATTCTAAAGAATTTCAAGATTTTTGTTGGAATGGTCCAACGGCGAGAATGGATGACGGAATTGTATTCATGAGATAATTTTTTATGATTCTCATGTAAGTTGAATAGGTGTCTGCAAAATTCTTCGTCACTTTCTTTTTCATAGGAGAATTGAAATTGATTACCCGAACTATTCGAAAGATCAAACAGAATATGTGGATGGGTATTAAAGAAAACCAGAACATCCTCGAAATCAATTCCGTTTGAAGTTACAAGAGGAATTTCTCTTTGATCCTCCAATGCAATCAATGACAATTTATTATAGGATCCCGAAAATTCTGAAAGTAATATTTTTAGACTCTTTTCCTTTTCAAGCTGGAAGATAATAGAGCCCTTATTTTCCATTCTCTCTTTTGTTATTTCATGGTAGGCTGAGTGGAGTCCATCGTGTGAAGCTGAAATCACCACTTGAGATTTACCAATCACTTCGAGATCACGATTATTGAATTTCATCCCCAAAAATCGAGCATACTTAGAGGAAAGCTTTTGGTTACAAATTGGCGTTTCTACTTCAATGTTATCTTTAAAAACAGCATAGATCGTCTTAAGATTATATTTCTTTCGAGCGAGTTCTTGATCCAGTAATTGTTTTTCTTTAAAGCTATCAAAATTCTCAATCACTGTAGCCATTTGTTGACTTAGCAGATCTCTTTCTCCTAGTGGATATAAATTCCCAGATTCTAAAAATCTACTCGAAGACAAATGACCTAAATTATCAGAAATAATTGCCGGAACACCATTTAAAACTGATTCCACAAATACTAAAGAAAATGTTTCTAATTTAGCAGGCAAGACGAGGATATCTTTCTCTGTCACCAAAGACCATGGATCTGAGTGAAAACCAACAAAAGTTACATGATCTAGATGATGAGTTTGAATATAGTCATCCATCAACTTTTTGTACTGCTCATCCCATCCTCCGATAAAGACCAGTTCAATATCTTTCCGATTTAACTGATTATAAGCAGTGAGCAACTCAAGCTGATTTTTCCGTTCATTAATCCCACCAATGGATACAAAACGAGAAATAGTAGAATTCTTGAGAGGTCGCTCTTGAACTTCTGTATAGGGGATAAACGGAATCAATTTATCAGTCGTAAAATAATTCGTTAGAGTCTGGTACAATTCCCCTTCTACTACAAAAATTTTATCAGACAAATCATCGATTAAAGGAATTAATTCCTTATAATAACCGAACTCACCAAAAGGAAATTCATGAATAATATAAAAATGTCTGACCTTTTCACATGCAGCTGCAATAGCACCCTGAAACACATTGACTGTATTCGAAATAACCAGTTCGATCTGTTCATTCTGGATGATTTCTCTTACTTCCTCAATATTCTTTTGTTGAGAGGCTTGAATTTCTAAATCCAAAATATCTAGCGTTTTAGACTCAGGCCACCACCACTGATTCGTTTTTAACTGAAATAGTTTAATTCCAGTTATATCCATATGACGGAGATAGTCTTTATCAATGTGCGGAGCATTATCCGGTATCACATTGTAAACTTCGTGACCTTGCTGAACCAACAATTTCATTAAGTTCACAATCGCTACTTCTGCTCCACTAAACATGGCTCCAACAGGAGAAACAAATAAAATTTTCATAGCCTATACCAAAGAAATTATTCCCACTTGCCTTGACGAATTAACAATCCGGTAGAAGAATCCAACTCCGAACGATTTGTTCGATCCACAACCCGATCAATTGAAAAGATAGGAGGGTTCGTTGTCGATAATATTGCTAAGTTTTCTTGATTTTCATCTCTTAAAAATGCTACTAGTCTTAACTTCACATGATTAAAGTATGGTAACTTACATTTATAGGTAACTTTTTTGGGACCAATGCCAGATAATGGAATATCCATGGAATTATCGTTATACAGTCCATTTCCAGTAGAAATATCAACAAATGAAAAGGCTATATGAGGATTAACAGACTCATCTAATAGATTAAATGAAAACTCAATCACCACCTCATCATCAGGAGTTACTTTCTTAGGAGAAAGCAATCTAGCTGTGAAACCTTCAACTTCCGTTGTAACCAAGCCCTCATCTTCATTTCCATTATGATGGGAGTTCGATTCCAAATTGTCAAAACTATATTGATCAGAAACATCAAAGGGATCACCAATGGCTTTCACCAATCCATTTTCAATCAAAACAGCCTTGTTACAATATTTCTTGACGGCTCCCATATCATGGGTAACAAGGATAGTAGTTTTCCCTGATTTCTTGCGTTCTTGGAAGTAATCGTTACACTTGCGTTGGAAGGCCTCATCTCCTACTGCGAGGACCTCATCCAAAATCAAAATATCCCCTTGGGCCTTAATGGCAACTGAAAAGGCTAAGCGAACCTGCATGCCTGATGAGTAGTTCTTTAGCTTCTGGTTCATGAATTCATGCAACTCAGCAAAGTCTACGATATCATCGTACATGGCATCAATTTCAGCTGTTGAGAAGCCCAGCATAGCCCCATTCATGTAGACATTTTCCCGACCGGTCAGTTCTGGGTTAAAGCCCACTCCAAGCTCAATAAAAGACACCAGTTTCCCATCGATGGTGACGGTGCCTTTTTCTGGCACATAGATTTCAGAAATAATTTTCAAGAGAGTCGATTTTCCAGAACCATTTCTTCCGAGGATCCCGAAAAAGTCTCCTTTTTCTACTTCAAAAGAAATATCCTTGAGAACGTGCTGTTCTTTATAACCTTTAATACCTTTGAAGCGATTGACCAGGGCAGTTCGAAGACTATTGGTTGCCTCTGTTGGCAACTTAAAGTACTTGCTGACATGGTCTACTTTTACTGCAATTTGTTTATCTGTCATTAGAGAATCTCCGCAAATTTCTTAGCATGTTTGTTAAAGTAAGCAAAGCCAGCAACAAAAATAAGAATTGGTAAAACATAAGGAATCAAAACCAAGAACTTATTTTCCACCAAAAGCCAGACAGGGGTGTTGGCCTTATCAATCAAGAAATACCGCATGTCTTGAATAATTTGTGCTAATGGATTCATCATGACCAATTTAGCCGCCCATGGATTGCGGTCTGCAATAAAGGTAATTGGGTAGATAATTGGCGTCGCATACAATCCAGCTTGCAAGAGTACTTCCCAGACTTGACCTAGGTCACGGAAACGGACAAAAAATGTCGCTAAGATCAATGCACATCCTGTCGCCATCAAGAACAACTCAAAGAATAGCGGAATCACCATCAAAGCTGTCCAAGAGAATGTCACCCCATTAAAGAATGAAAAAATCAAAACAACAATAAGGTTAATGACAAAGTTAATGGCTGCTCCTGAAATCGCAGACAAGACAATGATGTGTTTGGAGAAGTTCAATTTTCGCAGCAAGTCGCCTCGACTAACAATCGACACCATCCCCATAGATGTTGCTTCTGAGAAAAAGCCCCAGATTACATTGGCCAATAAGAGGGCAACTGGGAAATGGGGCACATCTCCACCCAAACGTAAGAAGCGGATGAAGACGACATACATGATTGTAAAGGTCATCAAGGGCTTTAAAATCGACCAAAGATAACCGATCGCTGATCCTTGGTAGCGTAATTTAAAGTCTGTTTTAATTAATTCTCGTAATAAAATTCGATTTTTCTGACTAAAAACGTCAAACATTATTTTTTACCTCGATATGCAAACTTTGTCAGAATCAAGCTGGTAAACACAAAGGTGTGAAAAGCCCGGTTCTTCCGATAACCATACTGACGAATCCGTCTCAAACGTTCTTTTAGTGGAACGTCCATGATGGTCACAAAGTTTTCAATAATTTCTTTATTTTGGGGACTGACTGGCAGATCCAATAAATTTTTTGCTTGTTCTTGACTGGACTCGATGAGATTCCAATATTTAGCAAAAAGAATATGAGGGCGAACCCAGTTTTTAACCCGTTTTCTAAGTGTACGAGCACCCAGAACATTGCTACTGTGCTGCCGGTACAATTCTGTCGGCTGATCGATATAGATCAACTTTCCAAAGGCAGTTGCTAGTAATGCTAAATACCAATCATGCATAAGGAGGGCATGTTTTTCTTGACCCGTCCATAACTCCGCCAACGCGTGATTAATCATGGCTACACCGCCAGTTACCGTATTTTCTGTCAGCTCTTGAATGAGTTCTGTATTGGCATGATCAGACTGGGTGCGAATCATGCTCTCATGTTGAACATTCAAGTTTTCATCGACCACTTTTAAATCTGTGTAGACCAGCAAAGGCTCCTCTTGCGGATGTTTCTCTGCTTCTTCCACTTGTAGGGCAATCTTTTCAGGAAGCCAGACATCATCTTGGTCACTAAAGCAATAAAAATCAGCTTTTTCATATTTTAAGAGTGTGTGAAAACTCTTGATGACACCCAGATTTTCGATAGCCTCCTGGTTAATAAAGCGAATGCGCTCATCCTGGGCCACCAACTCTTGAATGATCTCCACCGTACCGTCTGTTGACCCATCATCTCGGATCAAGAGTTGCCAGTCTTGATAAGTCTGGCCTTTGATACTTTTGACCTGCTCTTTTAGATACTGTTCACCATTATAGGTGGACAACAAGATATTTACTTTCATGATAAGAATAATTCCTCGTACTCACCTACAATTTTTTCCCAGGTAAAGTTTTGCTTCATATTGGCCTTGGCTCGTTGACCCCATTCAGATACATCTTCTAAAGAATCGACCTGGTTAATCAAATGCGCCAAATTTCCAGTTTCTTTAGTCCAATATTGAGCTGTGTCCTTGGCAACCGTTTGGTTAAAGGAGACTCCCAAAACTAAATTCAGATCCGTCTGAGCGAGAGCCTCTAAAAGACCAGGATTGGTTCCGCCCACTTCATGACCATGGATATAGGCAAAGGCTTCTTTACGGATATACTTCAACAGGTCTTGATCATAGACCGTTCCTACGAACTTGACGCGCGGATCCTGATCAAATCCAGTCCGAGTTCGTAACTCTTCAAAATAGGGATTACCTTCATGGTTACAAATGATCACTAAATCCCGTCTGCTTGAAGAGGCCATAAATTCACGAATGGCAGTCTCATAATTATTTTCTGGGACAAAGCGACCCAAGATCAAGTAATAGTTCTTCTCTTGTGTCTGCCACTTCTGATAAAGTTCTCTGACCTTCCAATCCTGACTGGTTAGGCTAGTCGGAGACAAGTCCGTTCCATAGGCAATATAAGTCGTCTGGGACCAAGGATAGGCTTCCTTGATATAGGACTCAATGCCCGGATTGTCAGATATTACCAAGTCCGCGTGGCGCGTCATGATCTTTTCAGAATACTTGAGATAGGCTTGAATCGGTTTGGCCCACTTGGCCCGCTTCCACTCCAGTCCATCTGGATTGATATAAAATCGTCCGCCTATCTTATGGATCTTACGCGCAAAAGGCGCCACAAAGGCCCCGATTGTATTGCCCAAGACATAAAAAATCGGCTGTTCAATTCCTTGTTTCTTAATAAGCTTCAAAGCATAGTTGATGGCCATCATATCATAGGCAATGACACGCGCAGGCCCAAGCTTAGGGGGGTTAATGGTATAACAATCGACACCCTGGTAGTCAAAATGTTGATAAGCTTGATCATTAGAAAGGCAGGCAACATGGTACTGGATATCTGGAGACACTTGATGCGAAACCAATTGGTCCACAAAAGTCTCAAAACCGCCATATTGAGCCGGAAGTCCACGACTTCCGATAATAAAAACATGTTGCATAGAGTTCCCTTTCAAATCATTCACAGTCTATTCAATTATACCATTTTCTAGGCTTTTTGCCTAATCCAAACAGAAAAGCGACCCTCAAGGGCCGCTTCTATTTGATCTTATTTCACTTCTTGTTTATAAAATTCTTTCAAGGCATCCTTCCAGGTTGGAATAACGAATCCTGTAGCTTTCGCTTTTGCCAAACTCATTGTGGAGTTAAGTGGACGTTTCGCTTTAGCAGGGAATTGGCTGGAATCCACCGGCTTCACTTCTACATCCGTATCTTTGAGGATCTCAACTGCAAAGTCATACCAAGTTGTATCTTCTGCTGCATCATTTGAAAGGTGGTAATAACCATATTCCTTACGGTTTTCAGCCAAATAAGTCATAAACTCTGCAAGAGTACGGGTCCAGGTCGGACGACCATGTTGGTCATTAACAACTGTAAGTGTTTTGTGAGTCTTGGCTAAGTTCTGCATGGTGAAGACAAAGTTCTTACCGTAGTTTCCAAAGACCCAAGCTGTACGGATGATATAAAAGTTAGACACATACTTCTCAACTAATTCTTCCCCCATACGTTTGGTACGACCGTACTCTGTTTGAGGATCTGGTTGATCGTCTACTTCCCATTCTTGTCCCACTGGTTTATTCCCATCAAAAACGTAGTCGGTTGAGATATAGACCAAGGTTGCACCATGCTTTTCAGATGCTTTTGCTACATTTTCTGTACCCGTCACGTTGATGGCATAGTCCAACTCTTTTCCTTCATCTTCTGCAGCATCAACAGCTGTGTAGGCAGCACAGTGATAAACCAAGGTTGGTTTTACTTCCGCAAATACCTCGTCTACTTTCTCTGCATTTGTGATATCCATTTCAGCCACATCAACAGCTACATATTCTTCATTTCGTTCATCTAGTAAATGGCGAAGCTCCGTTCCAAGTTGACCATTTGCACCTGTAATTAAAATCATATTATATTCCTTTCAAATGCTTTTCCCTATCATTATAGCAAAAAAAGCAGAAGTTTTCTGCTTTTTACTCACTTTTCTCTTTGATGACATATATTGGACGTTTCTTAGTCTCCATGAAGATCTTACCGATATATTTCCCTAAAATTCCAATGGTTAGTAATTGAAACCCTCCCAAAAAAAGAATTACTGTCATGAGGGATGGCCATCCAGAAGTGGGATCCCCAATGACTAAGGTACGGATCACAATTAGAATCATCATAATAAAAGCCAATATCCAAGATAAAAGTCCACCAAAAAAGGCAATATTTAGGGGAGCATCTGAAAAATTGACAATCCCTTCAATGGAGTATTTAAAGAGGGACCAAAAATTCCAAGATGTTTCTCCTACCACGCGCTCTATATTTTTATATTCTAGATATTCTGTTTCAAATCCTACCCAGACAAAAATCCCTTTTGAAAAACGATTGTACTCCGATAACTCTATAATAGCATCGACCATAGGTCGGCGCATCAAACGAAAATCACGCGCACCATCAACCATTTCCACTTGGCTAATATGATTGATCAATTTATAAAACATCTGTGCAAAGAAAGAACGAATCGGTGGTTCCCCATCACGGGTTACGCGTCTCGTTCCGACACAGTCTAAATCCGGCTGTTCCTCCAACTTCTGCTTCATTTCAATCAATAACTCCGGAGGATCCTGCAGATCCACATCCATGACGGTCACGTATTCACCACTAGCAGCTTCAAGCCCAGCATATAGTGCAGCCTCTTTCCCGAAATTTCGAGAAAAAGAAAGGTAGTGCACATTTGAATCTGTAACATGTAGCTTTCGAAGAACGGATAGCGTACCATCTGAAGAGCCATCATTTATAAAAATATACTCAAACTTTTCTCCCATCTCCATCCGAACACGTTCCATCTCTTTATAAAACAATGGAATTGATTCTTCTTCGTTAAAACATGGGACTACAACTGATATGGTCATCTCTTACTCCTTGATTTATTCACTTTTTATTGTAACAAAAAGCTTTGATTTTCCCTAGTATATAACTTAATTGTATGCTGAAACATGAAGTTAATAGTATTGACTAATAGTTGCAATGATTGAGACAAGAATAAACAAGGTAGCAATGTAACTAAATGTATATTCTACTTCATTCTGATTGTATTCAAGCGGTTCTGTTCTATTCTGATTCCAAAACAGTCTTCTTGAAAAATTAGTTATACAACCAAGGAGTATAAAAATTCCTGCAAAATATCTCCCCTGAATACCTTTAATAGAAATATCAGCAACCTCACCCCACATTAGATAGGCTGTCATTAGAATTCCAAAAACAATCCCCATTGAGACGAGAACTACCCCAAACTTCGCAAAAGTTTTTAGTGGTTTTCCATTTGGAAGTACAACTAATGTAACTGAGATGAATATCAAATAAAACCACATAAAAGCTTTCGCATCATAAGTCAACCAACCAAAAGTAAATAATGATTGTAATTTAAATGGAATAAAATTCACAACTTCTTTAATCATCATTCTCGTGAAGTCAGAAAAATGATGCAAGGTAAATATAATCTTTTTCATTGGATTAACTGCTGGATTCGGATGCACAACCGTTGCATTAATCCCACTTGTCACCTTCAACCAAATTACACTGGTTAGAGCTACCATAAGAATAGAACCAGCAATTAGAAGATATTGTTTTTTATTGAGTTTCTCTTTTGGTAAAAAAGCTAATAAACAGATCAATAACACATAAGGCAATTTGGAAAAAGCTATTAAAATACATAGGAGACTATAGGAGAGTATATCTCTATTACTAACTTTATCTTTTTCAAAATAGGATAAAAATAGACCAATAACTAAAAAGATGAGACCATTAGCAAATGCATCCTGATTAAACGATGCAGCAATATAAATATTAATAGGAATAATCGCCAGTAAGGAAAAGAATAATTGCTTATCTCCTGATTTCTTAACAGCTAATCGAACCAGTAAGGCAAAAACAAGTAGATTGAAAAATCTCCCTAGAAAAATCGAAGCAAATACACTTAAATGTAGGATACGAGCAAGGATAATCCCTAAGGTTTGTGGTAAGTAACTAACAAAAGAATAGCCATTTGTATTCCCTAAATTAGAATAAACAACTTTTTTATCAGAAACTTGTTTATCTTCAAGTTCCGTTTGTAATAGAGGCTTTTTAAATTCTCCTTCAACCTCAGATATATCAGATGACACCTTCATTTCCTCAACCGAAGATGGCAAATATAAGTGACCATCACTTATATATAAGGCCCTAGAATAATGGAAGTTTTCATCTGGACTATCCATATTTGGAGTATAGACACAAAATACTAGTCCTGTAAATAAGATTATTGAGAAGATTTTATTGTATAACTTCATATTTACTAGTGATAGAAATGTGAAAATTCCCCCAATGATAAGGAACGTTTTGATTGGTGCATTTTTAAAAGGACCATCGAAATAGAAATACGTACCAAACATCACAAACCAGATGAGCAAAATATAAAACTTCTTTTGCCAAATATTGTGAAAGAAATTTAAACCTTTTTTTGAAATATAATCTGTCATGTAATACCTTTTTTATCCTCTAACTTCTTAAACAAAGCATACCACTTTTGAACGATAACATCCTCTGCATAATTTCCTATAACATAGTCCTGTCCTCTTCTTCCAATCCCCTCTAGTATCTCAGGATTCGTTAGAAAATACCTCATTTTATTCGTCAATTCTCCAACACTTGGATTAAAAAGCATTTCGGGGGTAGCAGATTGCAGATCAGCAACTCCTTGCGAACAGTTATAAGTTAATACTGGAGTTCCTAAAACCATTGACTCTACAACCGACATACCAAAAGCTTCCGATTTAGAAGTTAATAACGTAAACAAAGATTTTTGGTAAACTTCCTTAACCTGAGTCGTTTTCCCTTTTAAGGTAATACGTTTTGTCATTCCTAATTGATCAATAAGTAATTGGAGAGTTTCCTTCAAATTTCCAGATCCGTATATATTAAAACTCACATCCGGAAATTCATCAGCTACTTGTGCAAAGGCCTGAATTTGATGATCAATTTGCTTAACAGGATCTAATCTACCAACAAATGAAATAATCTTTGACTTCTCTTGATAATCATTTTCTGATGCTTCTATATATCTTGGTAATGGATTTGTAATCGCAACAAATTTTTCCAATGGAATCTTATAATGCTGACTGATTAACTCTGAATAGGAATCTGATAAGAACATGATACAATCCAATTTCGGATACTTATTTTTAATAATATATGGATAAACTTTGTAGATTCCTTTGCATTCTAATACAAAATCAGCAGAAGAATGCATTTGTCCAATGAAGAAAGCATGATTAGAGAATTTCTTCAAACTTTTTTCCATCAGGAGATAAACAATTGGGTTTGCCAAGATGACCATTGGATTTTCAGATTTTGCTAATAAATCTGATAAAATCGTATCTAATTTTTTTGAGAAAAACTTCTCTTTTAAAAATAACCACGGTTTTTCAAAAAAAATATCTTCCTGGTATAATAAAATTTCTTGATATTTCTCCTGTACCTTTACATACTTTTCCTGTGATTGGATAGCACAGCCGACAACAGTCACCTTATTCCCATCTTCAGCAAATCGTGTAGCCAGCTGATCCACAACCCTCTGAACGCCACCGATTCCACCTAGATGATGAGTGACAAAAATAATATCTCTTTTCATTTTCTATTTCCTTCTGAATTTTATGATACTAAAAATTGTTAAACTTCCAATTGCATATACTATCATTGCAATACAAAAACTAATAGAAGCTCCCATAATCTGGTACTTATTAACTAACTCAGTTGTAATCATTTTAGTAACGATAAACATCAGGATATACACAGACAATAAATAATAGTGTTTCCTCATGATAATTAGTATATTCTCAAGTATAATCGAAAAAGAATATAGAACACCAGAAAGGACAAGAATAGTCAATTCCAACTTATACTTCAATAAATCCAATCCAAATATCAAACTTAATACGTTGACACCTATTAAATAAGTTAAAAAAGTAATAACTATGCCTATTGAGAGAGTAAGAAGCAGGATTTTTAAAAACATTTTGTAAAATACCTGAAATTTTTTCCTCTGCCACAATTCGGCCATTTGTGTAATGAGTGGTCTTACCACTAAAATACACAGGCTCATAAAAAATACTGGCATAAACAGAATATTGTAATCCCTTTGAGCACCAGCCTCCACTATTCCTTTTGCATATGCGCCAGAAATTGATAATTTTGCCTCATTAAAAACGAGTGTTAATAAAAACCCGTAAATAAACAAAGAAAAGCAAACTCTAATAATTTTAAAGGATTCATCTATCGTATTTCTTGAAAAAATATTCCTAAAACTTAGCTTGTCAAATAATTTGAAATGAGCATAATCATAACTAAATACAAAAAATAAATTAAAGAGAGCTAGGGCCAATAAGGTTAGAACCATAGAATGAGACAACAAGAGTCCAAATAGAAGAATGAGCACACTTAAAGCATATCGATAAACCATGGCCTTCCCAGCAATATCTAAACGACCATGCTGTTGAAAATAGCCTTGAAATAAGTCAGAAAAAGCATCTGCTACACGATACACAATAATCCAAGTAATAATCATCACAGAATTATTCGTAAAATCATAGTTTATTGTCCATAAATATGGAAATAAACTAATCACCATCATGGTAACAGTCAGCAATCTTGTAAAATAGTATGCTGAAAAAGGGTGACTTGATTTGACATCTGTAGCTTGGTAATTTCGAACTTGAAATTGTCCGATAATAATCCATAAATTACCAATTGAGGTAGCTAGACTAAATTGATCTGCCACCTCACTTGTTTGCATTCTAGATACGATTAATAAATATAAAACAGAAACTGCTGCTGCTGCAAAATTCCCTAGCAGATTCCATATGTAAATACTTTTTTGAGAAGGAGTGTTATTCATCTTTCTCCTCATTCTTGTTTAAAGCAATGACTTGAACAAGATTTTTAAATTTGGTATCTAATTTTGACACTCGTACAGTTAACTGAAACTGATTCATCAATAGCAAGAAAATAATAAAAAGAAAAATAAAATTAACAGCAGATGCAATCCCTAAGGATGCTGCAATAAACTCTGCTAACTTTGGAAAAATACTAAAAACTAATAAAATTAATGAGAAGAAGATCCAAAACAAAGCGTCATTAATTTGTACACGAGATTTTCTAATATTCTGAAGGATGAAGCCGCATGTTCCCAATGAAACAAACACTAATACAACTTGAAACCAGATTGACATTCTATTTTCCTCTCTCCCTAAAATTCTGAATGAATAAAATAGATACGAACATATGAATCATGTACTTAATGGAACGTGAAAACGTTAGATAGCTTTCTCCTGCTTGTCTCTCTTCCATTCGAACTTGAACTTCTGAAATTGGAACACCATTTCTTAATAAATAAGAAACAGTATCTGGTTCAGGACCATAGTTAATATTTCTCGCAAAAACTTGTATTAAATCTTTAGAAAACATTCTCATTCCAGATGTTGGATCATTGATCGTTTTACCAGTTGTTAATTTAATAGCAAAACTAATAAGGGTATTCCCTAACATACGAAATGAATTTGGTCTTTTATCTGTTACAAATCGAGAACCAATCACCATTTTATTTCCTTTATCAATTTCTTCTTCTAAAGCAGCAATATACTCTGGAAGATGCTGACCATCTGCATCAAATTGAACTGCTTTTTCATAACCGTATTGGTAAGCATACAATAATCCA
The DNA window shown above is from Streptococcus sp. S1 and carries:
- a CDS encoding lipopolysaccharide biosynthesis protein codes for the protein MNNTPSQKSIYIWNLLGNFAAAAVSVLYLLIVSRMQTSEVADQFSLATSIGNLWIIIGQFQVRNYQATDVKSSHPFSAYYFTRLLTVTMMVISLFPYLWTINYDFTNNSVMIITWIIVYRVADAFSDLFQGYFQQHGRLDIAGKAMVYRYALSVLILLFGLLLSHSMVLTLLALALFNLFFVFSYDYAHFKLFDKLSFRNIFSRNTIDESFKIIRVCFSLFIYGFLLTLVFNEAKLSISGAYAKGIVEAGAQRDYNILFMPVFFMSLCILVVRPLITQMAELWQRKKFQVFYKMFLKILLLTLSIGIVITFLTYLIGVNVLSLIFGLDLLKYKLELTILVLSGVLYSFSIILENILIIMRKHYYLLSVYILMFIVTKMITTELVNKYQIMGASISFCIAMIVYAIGSLTIFSIIKFRRK
- a CDS encoding DUF2304 domain-containing protein, whose translation is MSIWFQVVLVFVSLGTCGFILQNIRKSRVQINDALFWIFFSLILLVFSIFPKLAEFIAASLGIASAVNFIFLFIIFLLLMNQFQLTVRVSKLDTKFKNLVQVIALNKNEEKDE
- a CDS encoding glycosyltransferase family 2 protein, which codes for MKSSDLLIIIPAYNEEGSIQSVVNNIIQNYSQYDYVIINDGSRDQTSEICHNNGYNIIDLPVNLGLAGAFQTGLLYAYQYGYEKAVQFDADGQHLPEYIAALEEEIDKGNKMVIGSRFVTDKRPNSFRMLGNTLISFAIKLTTGKTINDPTSGMRMFSKDLIQVFARNINYGPEPDTVSYLLRNGVPISEVQVRMEERQAGESYLTFSRSIKYMIHMFVSILFIQNFRERGK